In one window of Cydia pomonella isolate Wapato2018A chromosome 16, ilCydPomo1, whole genome shotgun sequence DNA:
- the LOC133526303 gene encoding mitochondrial coenzyme A diphosphatase NUDT8-like, with protein sequence MFRLWPAKYDFIITILCDLQVMLKSFIMSLSPQSLLSAAARKHCVSKLKELPSLIVNDEKANESASVLVPLCVHEGQVCLLYTLRSSNLKNHSGQVSFPGGKADANETNIDTALRETEEEIGVPRDSVDIWGSMPQVQGRNKNLAINPIVGEIRNFDIIKLHKNPDEVEEIFLVPMQAFCDTNNHAHWMWKEMQLPMFLYGRHKIWGITGAITHMFLNCLLPEGEFKGGFSRKKFKLEELMNSKL encoded by the coding sequence ATGTTTAGACTTTGGCCTGCCAAATATGACttcataataacaatattatgtgatttaCAAGTAATGCTTAAGTCGTTTATCATGTCTCTTTCACCGCAAAGTTTATTATCAGCCGCGGCTCGTAAACATTGTGTATCGAAGTTGAAAGAATTGCCCTCGCTGATCGTAAATGATGAAAAAGCTAATGAAAGTGCGTCGGTGCTGGTGCCTTTATGCGTGCACGAGGGCCAGGTATGCCTATTGTACACGCTTCGATCCTCAAACTTAAAAAATCACAGCGGGCAAGTGTCCTTCCCAGGAGGCAAGGCGGACGCCAACGAGACTAATattgatacagctttaagagaAACTGAAGAAGAGATCGGTGTTCCTCGCGACAGCGTGGACATTTGGGGCTCAATGCCTCAAGTTCAAGGTCGGAATAAGAACTTAGCTATTAATCCAATAGTAGGTGAGATAAGAAATTTCGACATTATCAAATTGCATAAAAATCCAGATGAAGTGGAAGAGATTTTCTTAGTGCCCATGCAGGCGTTTTGTGATACGAACAATCATGCTCACTGGATGTGGAAGGAAATGCAGCTGCCTATGTTCCTGTACGGGCGGCACAAGATATGGGGCATCACTGGAGCCATAACACACATGTTCCTGAACTGTTTATTGCCTGAAGGTGAATTTAAAGGTGGCTTTTCTAGAAAAAAGTTTAAGCTGGAAGAGCTAATGAATTCTAAACTATAA
- the LOC133526305 gene encoding mitochondrial coenzyme A diphosphatase NUDT8-like has translation MSGKAAFAIQTLFSTASRDRCMANMRKFPVPRRRGKEPTASAAVLIPICGVEDTPSLLYTLRADNLRSHSGQISFPGGKKDNNETPIQTALRETEEEIGLSRTKIELWGEGPPVPGRNNQIMITPVVGTIKHLEEKDLDINKDEVAEIFTLPVESLCDKNNQFYTQFSNGFILPVFMVDHYRIWGVTAFLTHVFLSSLFTQDIYKNEWMKQKVVLK, from the coding sequence ATGTCTGGTAAGGCGGCTTTTGCTATACAGACTTTATTCTCGACAGCATCTCGCGACCGATGTATGGCGAATATGAGGAAATTTCCCGTTCCTCGAAGACGGGGCAAAGAGCCTACTGCGTCGGCGGCCGTTCTTATTCCTATCTGCGGCGTTGAGGACACTCCATCATTGTTGTACACTTTGCGGGCGGACAACCTAAGGAGCCATAGCGGACAAATTTCGTTTCCCGGTGGAAAAAAGGATAATAACGAGACACCGATACAAACCGCGCTCCGTGAGACTGAAGAAGAAATAGGCTTGTCACGGACAAAGATAGAACTCTGGGGAGAGGGACCTCCAGTGCCAGGGCGGAATAACCAAATTATGATTACCCCTGTGGTCGGGACCATAAAGCACTTGGAAGAAAAAGATCTGGACATCAACAAGGATGAGGTTGCCGAGATCTTTACGTTACCAGTAGAATCCTTGTGTGATAAAAACAATCAATTCTACACGCAGTTCAGTAATGGCTTCATATTGCCGGTGTTCATGGTGGATCATTATAGAATATGGGGAGTCACAGCCTTCCTCACCCATGTGTTTCTTAGCTCCCTATTTACTcaagatatttataaaaacgagtGGATGAAACAGAAAGTTGTGTTAAAGTGA